A stretch of the Pseudomonas helvetica genome encodes the following:
- a CDS encoding VWA domain-containing protein, translating to MKNGRQGQRRASQNGSVNWPGTLLNGRPRQREDLLFHLRSRSPHELWLVIVDASASTRRHQALSDAKGLLAQLFDDAYRQRARLALLTASGAAPKWQVQGLKASASLRDWLDALGAGGGTPLFAALDEATKWLALRQKRFPAEQQRVLLLTDGRLKNTPMQVALNCPALLVDIERGPIRLGRAKVLAHELNADYRHIDTL from the coding sequence CTGAAAAATGGCAGGCAAGGTCAGCGTCGAGCCAGCCAAAACGGCTCGGTCAATTGGCCCGGCACGCTGCTCAACGGCCGTCCGCGTCAGCGCGAAGATCTGCTGTTTCACCTGCGCAGTCGTTCACCTCACGAGCTGTGGCTGGTGATTGTCGATGCCTCGGCCTCGACCCGGCGTCATCAGGCGCTGAGCGACGCCAAAGGCCTGCTGGCGCAATTGTTCGACGACGCCTATCGCCAACGTGCGCGCCTTGCGCTGTTGACCGCCAGTGGTGCTGCGCCGAAGTGGCAAGTGCAAGGCCTGAAAGCCTCGGCCAGCCTGCGCGACTGGCTCGACGCACTCGGTGCGGGCGGAGGCACGCCGTTGTTCGCCGCGCTGGATGAGGCGACGAAGTGGTTGGCGTTGCGGCAAAAGCGTTTCCCGGCAGAGCAACAACGCGTGTTGCTGTTGACCGATGGCCGTCTAAAAAACACGCCAATGCAGGTGGCGCTCAATTGCCCGGCGCTGCTGGTGGACATCGAGCGCGGGCCGATTCGATTGGGGCGGGCGAAGGTCCTGGCGCACGAATTGAACGCAGACTATCGACATATCGACACGCTTTAA
- a CDS encoding phospholipase D-like domain-containing protein produces MRVLAANSQDDFRVKAYAGTNGVLLAMDLAEPRRKGLLGFAIEKQQGSGPWEFLFNSLTFPGKSHTFPQYNATPSDSAPLQKFRWADYAVNPGVTINYRVHLAYGTPDAPQLGEALAVTVTTDNGLPAGQHVIFNRAVAASQAFSRKFPELDAQLSANKNLSLDDWPAAPRQWLENGLLEQITGFIERAVDGQWALDIAIYEYQLPTIIDAVNAAFGRGAKVRVLYHAKPGDADTTMNEESLAKLPDESKRGRVTHAIFHDKFIVLSKIDGGEYRPQSVLCGSTNFTDNGVYRQANVVHVLDNTAVGVRYLQVFEQIWAAPADVGATRSWLTKNNPMDPSQPLFVGFSPRTGQADLQQFVEIINAAKKDVLFVTAFALPDEILNALLGQPHDDVLRYGLQNTASRITGYHADRTADFAATALLNTGIEGWLKESMKGQKGDLLVHLKAIVVDFTTDAPIIISGSHNLSINASEGNDENFLIIRGDTDLADRYGLELLRFYEHYRFRYAARQEDLKQVPPLAVDDSWTNAYYLDGDLRMLSRLRFSGR; encoded by the coding sequence ATGCGTGTTCTAGCCGCTAACAGTCAGGACGATTTCCGGGTCAAAGCCTATGCCGGTACCAACGGTGTGTTACTGGCCATGGACCTGGCCGAACCGCGACGCAAAGGCCTGCTCGGTTTCGCCATCGAAAAACAGCAAGGCAGCGGGCCTTGGGAGTTTTTGTTCAACAGCCTGACCTTCCCCGGCAAGTCGCACACCTTTCCCCAGTACAACGCGACGCCCAGCGACAGCGCGCCGTTGCAGAAATTTCGCTGGGCTGATTACGCCGTCAATCCGGGCGTGACGATCAACTATCGGGTGCATCTGGCCTATGGCACGCCGGATGCGCCGCAACTGGGCGAGGCCCTGGCGGTGACGGTTACCACCGACAATGGCCTGCCGGCGGGCCAGCATGTCATTTTCAATCGTGCGGTGGCGGCCAGCCAGGCATTCTCCCGCAAGTTCCCCGAGCTCGACGCACAGCTGAGCGCCAACAAGAACCTGTCCCTCGACGACTGGCCCGCCGCACCACGGCAATGGCTGGAGAACGGCTTGCTGGAGCAGATCACCGGTTTCATCGAGCGCGCCGTGGATGGCCAGTGGGCGCTGGACATCGCGATTTACGAGTATCAACTGCCGACCATTATCGATGCGGTCAACGCGGCGTTTGGGCGCGGTGCCAAGGTTCGGGTGCTGTATCACGCCAAGCCCGGTGATGCCGACACCACCATGAATGAAGAGAGCCTGGCGAAGCTTCCCGACGAGAGCAAGCGGGGGCGGGTGACCCACGCGATCTTCCATGACAAATTCATCGTGCTGAGCAAGATCGATGGTGGTGAATATCGGCCGCAATCGGTGCTGTGCGGCAGTACCAATTTCACCGACAACGGCGTCTACCGCCAGGCCAACGTGGTGCATGTGCTGGACAATACCGCTGTGGGTGTCCGTTATTTGCAAGTGTTCGAGCAGATCTGGGCTGCGCCGGCCGACGTGGGTGCTACACGCAGCTGGTTGACCAAGAACAACCCGATGGACCCGTCACAGCCGTTGTTTGTCGGATTCTCACCGCGTACCGGCCAGGCCGATCTGCAGCAATTCGTCGAGATCATCAATGCGGCGAAGAAGGACGTTCTGTTTGTCACCGCGTTCGCGCTGCCGGACGAAATCCTCAACGCCTTGCTCGGCCAGCCCCACGACGATGTGCTGCGCTATGGCCTGCAAAACACCGCCAGCCGCATCACCGGTTATCACGCCGACCGCACGGCCGATTTCGCCGCCACTGCGTTGCTCAACACCGGTATCGAAGGCTGGCTCAAGGAAAGCATGAAAGGCCAGAAGGGCGATTTGCTGGTGCACCTCAAAGCCATCGTCGTCGACTTCACCACCGACGCGCCGATCATCATCAGCGGCAGCCACAATCTGAGCATCAATGCCAGTGAAGGCAACGACGAAAACTTCCTGATCATTCGCGGCGACACCGATCTGGCCGACCGCTATGGCCTGGAATTGCTGCGCTTTTACGAGCATTACCGATTCCGCTATGCCGCCAGGCAAGAGGACCTCAAGCAGGTTCCGCCCCTGGCAGTGGATGACAGTTGGACCAACGCCTATTACCTGGACGGCGACCTGCGAATGCTCTCGCGGTTACGTTTTTCCGGGCGGTAA
- a CDS encoding tyrosinase family protein gives MAHVRRDVWKLGSGWSDTLLWYARGVGVLQQRPITDRTSWRFLAAIHGIDIPLWQSAGYLRRGEQLPSQADQDTYWNQCQHQSWYFLPWHRGYLASFEQIVRKAIVSLGGPSDWALPYWNYNENQQTLKLPACFAATTLPNGEQNPLFVARRFGPTGNGVVVLNEQRINLRPALTDHDFAGGSGGGSPGFGGPVTVFEHYGQVSGRLESQPHNYVHVAVGGQQQGTRVPGLMIDPDTAGLDPIFWLHHANIDRLWDVWLQRDRQNRNPVNGAWLNGPPTPGRGFVVPTVSGDSWPFKVSDMLDTRAPKLDYSYEDTSDPLHGTRAFQQRLETLGASPEPLGAAVVKEKSMSAQSPAELLGANDKAIALTGATVETPLQLDQSTSGKLMGNLKSRAFAPTVAEHSLDRVYLNLENIRGNNDAATFDVYISLPVEGQLSALPDQYVGSISLFGVRKASSPDSQHGGKGVSHVLEITDVFDKLSASGHPVLAKLQVRFVPVTDVQAEDNITVGRVSVYRQGD, from the coding sequence ATGGCACATGTACGGCGTGATGTATGGAAGCTGGGTTCTGGCTGGAGCGATACCTTGTTGTGGTATGCGCGTGGCGTCGGAGTCCTTCAACAACGACCGATCACTGACCGCACCAGTTGGCGGTTTCTGGCGGCGATTCACGGTATCGATATTCCCCTTTGGCAAAGCGCCGGTTATCTGCGACGGGGTGAGCAGCTACCGTCCCAGGCAGATCAGGACACCTACTGGAACCAGTGTCAGCACCAGAGCTGGTACTTTTTGCCGTGGCACCGCGGCTATCTTGCTTCATTCGAGCAGATCGTCCGCAAGGCTATCGTCAGCCTCGGAGGGCCAAGTGATTGGGCCCTGCCGTATTGGAACTACAACGAGAACCAGCAGACGCTGAAGCTTCCGGCCTGTTTCGCGGCGACCACGTTGCCCAACGGTGAGCAGAATCCCTTGTTTGTAGCTCGCCGGTTTGGCCCGACCGGTAACGGGGTGGTGGTGCTCAACGAGCAGCGGATCAATCTGCGTCCGGCCCTTACCGATCATGATTTCGCCGGCGGTTCCGGCGGTGGCTCTCCAGGTTTTGGTGGCCCGGTCACGGTGTTCGAGCACTATGGCCAGGTCAGCGGCCGGCTCGAGTCGCAACCGCACAACTACGTGCACGTCGCCGTGGGCGGCCAGCAACAGGGCACCCGGGTACCGGGGTTGATGATCGATCCGGATACCGCTGGTCTGGACCCGATATTCTGGCTGCATCACGCCAACATCGACCGGCTCTGGGACGTGTGGCTGCAGCGTGACCGGCAGAACCGCAACCCGGTCAACGGTGCGTGGCTCAATGGTCCGCCGACCCCGGGTCGGGGTTTCGTGGTGCCGACGGTCAGCGGCGATTCGTGGCCGTTCAAGGTGTCTGACATGCTCGATACCCGGGCACCGAAGCTGGATTATAGTTATGAGGATACGTCCGACCCGCTGCACGGTACCCGGGCATTTCAACAACGCTTGGAAACCTTGGGCGCAAGCCCCGAGCCTCTTGGTGCGGCAGTAGTGAAGGAAAAATCCATGAGCGCCCAATCACCCGCCGAACTGCTCGGCGCCAATGACAAAGCCATCGCCTTGACCGGCGCTACAGTCGAGACGCCGTTGCAACTCGATCAGAGCACCTCGGGCAAGCTGATGGGCAACCTGAAATCCCGGGCCTTTGCCCCCACGGTTGCGGAGCATTCCCTGGACCGGGTGTACCTCAACCTGGAAAACATCCGCGGAAACAATGACGCGGCGACCTTCGACGTGTACATCAGTCTGCCGGTCGAGGGACAGTTGTCGGCGCTGCCTGACCAATACGTTGGGTCGATCTCGCTGTTTGGCGTGCGCAAGGCCAGCAGTCCGGACAGCCAGCATGGCGGCAAGGGTGTGAGCCATGTGCTGGAAATCACTGATGTCTTCGACAAGCTCAGTGCCAGCGGCCATCCGGTTCTGGCGAAATTGCAAGTGCGCTTTGTGCCGGTGACCGATGTTCAGGCCGAGGACAACATCACGGTCGGTCGTGTGAGTGTCTATCGGCAAGGCGACTGA
- a CDS encoding DUF2182 domain-containing protein, giving the protein MGAYLIQAVTRGFLPWLILISLAGWGLLLGSVQMLSIPAFCGAFVPLAYAASWQGIEQALLFNPPRQLVVSWLSMLLAMTPLLLVHPLTYVWQRSLLRKRWQAVVLFVLGFTSVWTLTGLLLMTLVVAARVMFGVSQAMAFIVTLAVCLVWQASPLKQRYLNRCHHQPRISAFGWGFIKDCLAYGVVSAGWCVGSCWALMLLPMLAEQGHVPLMLLSMGWMLWERFKRPRPARWHWPRLFR; this is encoded by the coding sequence ATGGGGGCATACCTCATCCAGGCCGTGACCCGAGGCTTCCTGCCGTGGCTGATCCTGATCAGCCTGGCAGGTTGGGGGCTGCTCCTCGGTTCGGTGCAGATGCTGTCTATCCCGGCATTCTGCGGAGCCTTCGTGCCGCTTGCTTATGCCGCGAGCTGGCAGGGGATTGAACAGGCGTTGCTGTTCAATCCTCCTCGCCAGTTGGTGGTTTCATGGCTATCGATGTTGCTGGCGATGACTCCTTTGCTGCTGGTCCATCCGCTGACGTATGTATGGCAACGCAGTTTGCTGAGGAAGCGCTGGCAGGCAGTGGTGTTGTTTGTGCTGGGTTTCACCAGTGTCTGGACGCTAACCGGTCTGCTGCTCATGACCTTGGTAGTCGCGGCGCGGGTGATGTTTGGGGTTTCGCAGGCGATGGCGTTTATCGTCACTTTGGCCGTGTGTCTGGTGTGGCAGGCCTCGCCGCTCAAACAACGGTACCTGAACCGCTGTCATCACCAGCCAAGGATTTCGGCGTTCGGCTGGGGGTTTATCAAGGATTGTCTGGCCTATGGTGTGGTCAGCGCAGGCTGGTGCGTCGGGTCGTGCTGGGCGCTGATGTTGTTGCCGATGCTGGCAGAGCAGGGGCATGTGCCGTTGATGCTGTTGAGCATGGGCTGGATGCTCTGGGAACGGTTCAAGCGTCCTCGACCCGCTCGTTGGCACTGGCCCCGCCTGTTTCGCTGA
- a CDS encoding NADH:flavin oxidoreductase/NADH oxidase family protein has product MSPFHALNLPNGQTIGNRIAKAAMEENLADTDQAPSQALMQLYRAWADGEAGLLLTGNVMIDRRTMTGPGGVVLEDERHLERFRQWAAIGRAKGAQFWMQLNHPGRQTMANLGQPAWAPSAVALEMGQFSKMFAQPTPMSEDNIQEVIQRFATSAALAEKAGFTGVEIHAAHGYLISQFLSPLSNRRTDRWGGSLENRARLLIEVVNAVRAAVTTDFCVAVKLNSADFQRGGFDADNARQVIDLLNPLAIDLLELSGGSYEAPAMQGEARDGRTLAREAYFLEMAGELASRAQMPVMVTGGIRRLPVVEQVLASGIAMAGIGTALAVEPLLVKLWREGHDSHPQLPPITWKRKPLAALANMAVVRFQIQRLSRGRQPKPAVSALWALILDQLYIAKRTRQYRAAMSK; this is encoded by the coding sequence ATGTCGCCCTTTCACGCGTTGAATCTGCCCAACGGCCAGACGATCGGCAATCGCATCGCTAAAGCGGCGATGGAAGAAAACCTTGCCGACACTGATCAAGCCCCCTCACAGGCCTTGATGCAGCTCTATCGGGCCTGGGCTGATGGCGAGGCCGGTTTGCTGTTGACCGGCAACGTAATGATCGACCGTCGGACCATGACCGGCCCCGGCGGTGTAGTGCTGGAGGATGAACGGCACCTTGAACGTTTCCGTCAATGGGCTGCGATTGGTCGGGCCAAGGGCGCACAGTTCTGGATGCAGCTCAACCATCCCGGGCGCCAGACCATGGCCAATCTCGGTCAACCCGCCTGGGCGCCGTCTGCCGTGGCGCTGGAAATGGGACAGTTCTCGAAGATGTTCGCCCAGCCCACACCGATGAGCGAAGACAACATCCAGGAGGTCATCCAGCGCTTCGCCACCAGCGCTGCCCTGGCCGAAAAAGCCGGTTTTACCGGTGTGGAAATTCACGCGGCGCATGGCTACCTGATCAGTCAATTCCTGTCGCCATTGAGCAATCGACGAACCGACCGCTGGGGCGGTTCGCTGGAAAATCGCGCGCGCTTGTTGATTGAAGTGGTGAACGCCGTTCGTGCAGCCGTCACGACAGACTTCTGCGTCGCGGTGAAACTCAATTCCGCCGACTTCCAACGTGGCGGCTTCGATGCCGACAATGCGCGGCAGGTCATCGACCTGCTCAACCCGCTTGCCATCGATCTGCTGGAGTTGTCGGGTGGCAGCTATGAAGCTCCGGCGATGCAAGGCGAAGCCCGCGACGGTCGGACTCTGGCGCGCGAGGCCTACTTCCTCGAAATGGCCGGTGAACTGGCGAGCCGGGCACAGATGCCGGTAATGGTGACTGGCGGTATCCGACGCCTGCCGGTTGTCGAACAGGTGCTGGCCAGCGGCATTGCCATGGCCGGTATCGGCACCGCGCTGGCGGTCGAGCCGTTGCTGGTCAAACTGTGGCGCGAGGGACATGACAGCCACCCACAATTGCCGCCGATCACCTGGAAACGCAAGCCCTTGGCGGCACTGGCCAACATGGCCGTGGTGCGCTTTCAGATCCAGCGCCTGAGCCGCGGTCGCCAGCCAAAACCTGCGGTGTCGGCACTCTGGGCGTTGATTCTCGACCAGTTGTACATCGCCAAACGCACGCGCCAGTACCGGGCAGCGATGAGCAAATAG
- a CDS encoding MerR family transcriptional regulator gives MKIGELAQMSGLSASRIRFYESQGLIGQVQRLANGYRRYPAEVLQTLQIIQCAQQAGFSLEELKQLLTSPKQGELRHDELVSSLEHKVGQIEEMQQHLAQSKAKLLGMIETIKDRPEGMACSENAERVLATLKHH, from the coding sequence ATGAAGATTGGTGAGTTGGCGCAAATGAGCGGCCTGAGCGCTTCGCGCATCCGGTTTTACGAAAGCCAGGGGTTGATCGGCCAGGTCCAGCGCTTGGCCAACGGTTATCGGCGCTACCCGGCAGAGGTGCTGCAAACCCTGCAAATCATCCAGTGTGCGCAGCAGGCCGGGTTCAGCCTGGAAGAGCTCAAGCAGTTGCTCACCAGTCCAAAGCAGGGTGAGCTCAGGCACGACGAACTGGTGTCGAGCCTTGAGCACAAGGTCGGACAGATCGAAGAGATGCAACAGCATCTGGCGCAGAGCAAGGCGAAGTTGCTGGGCATGATCGAGACCATCAAGGATCGGCCTGAGGGGATGGCGTGTTCGGAGAACGCCGAGCGCGTGCTGGCGACGCTCAAGCACCACTGA
- a CDS encoding thioredoxin family protein — protein MNPKTAPITLAPQYRRALKTYLPVVLYFGSQHCYACEFAGPIFRATAEAYKDRAEFYMLNTAESPRHPKVSGTPTVLCYCNGKLLRKLKGFDSAETLNNVFIALLGKARAKPVPRRPQRDLQWLRQTLGSLRTVPRAHQLLAHRSAKTSKPSSPVSADGCTNQN, from the coding sequence GTGAATCCAAAAACCGCTCCCATTACCCTGGCGCCGCAATACCGCCGGGCATTGAAGACCTATCTCCCGGTTGTCCTGTATTTCGGCAGTCAGCACTGCTACGCCTGTGAGTTTGCCGGGCCGATATTTCGGGCGACGGCCGAGGCCTATAAAGATCGCGCCGAGTTTTACATGTTGAATACAGCCGAATCCCCCCGTCACCCCAAGGTCAGCGGCACCCCCACGGTGTTGTGCTATTGCAACGGGAAACTGCTGAGAAAGCTCAAAGGTTTTGATAGTGCGGAGACTTTGAACAACGTGTTTATCGCTCTCTTGGGCAAGGCTCGCGCTAAACCTGTCCCACGCAGACCGCAGCGTGACCTGCAATGGTTACGGCAAACCCTTGGCTCTTTACGCACCGTTCCACGGGCGCATCAGTTGCTCGCTCATCGCAGCGCGAAGACTTCGAAACCCTCGTCTCCAGTCTCTGCCGACGGTTGCACCAATCAGAACTGA
- a CDS encoding transporter substrate-binding domain-containing protein — translation MQRRLSLFTACVFLFAATASAVGIAQAADSRLDNVLKRGHLIVGTGSTNAPWHFQGADGKLQGFDIDIGRMVAKGLFNDPSKVEFVVQSSDARIPNLLTDKVDMSCQFITVTASRAQQVAFTLPYYREGVGLLLPANSKYKEIEDLKAAGDSVTVAVLQNVYAEELVHQALPKAKVDQYDSVDLMYQAVNSGRADTAATDQSSVKYLMVQNPGRYRSPTYAWSPQTYACAVKRGDQDWLNFVNTVLHEAMTGVEFPTYAASFKQWFGVDLPSPAIGFPVEFK, via the coding sequence ATGCAGCGTCGACTTTCCTTGTTTACAGCGTGTGTTTTTCTCTTTGCGGCCACAGCCTCTGCCGTGGGCATTGCCCAGGCGGCGGACAGCAGGCTCGACAATGTGTTGAAGCGTGGGCATTTGATCGTGGGCACGGGCAGCACCAACGCGCCGTGGCACTTCCAGGGCGCGGACGGAAAATTGCAGGGTTTTGATATCGACATCGGGCGGATGGTCGCCAAGGGTTTGTTCAATGACCCGAGCAAGGTCGAGTTCGTGGTGCAGTCGTCAGACGCGCGGATTCCGAATTTGCTGACCGACAAGGTCGACATGAGCTGCCAGTTCATTACCGTCACCGCCAGCCGTGCGCAGCAAGTGGCGTTCACCCTGCCGTACTACCGCGAAGGCGTTGGCCTGCTGTTGCCGGCCAACAGCAAGTACAAGGAAATCGAAGACCTGAAGGCGGCCGGCGACAGCGTCACCGTGGCGGTGCTGCAAAACGTCTATGCCGAAGAACTGGTGCACCAGGCGCTGCCCAAGGCCAAGGTTGACCAATACGACAGCGTCGACCTGATGTACCAGGCAGTGAACTCCGGCCGTGCCGACACCGCTGCCACCGACCAGTCTTCGGTCAAATACCTGATGGTGCAGAACCCCGGCCGCTATCGCAGCCCGACCTATGCCTGGAGCCCGCAAACCTACGCCTGCGCGGTTAAACGCGGCGATCAGGACTGGCTGAATTTCGTCAATACCGTCTTGCATGAAGCCATGACCGGCGTTGAGTTCCCGACTTACGCGGCGTCGTTCAAACAGTGGTTTGGTGTCGATCTGCCGTCCCCGGCAATTGGCTTCCCTGTCGAATTCAAATGA
- a CDS encoding amino acid ABC transporter permease has protein sequence MNYQLNFAAVWRDFDTLLAGLGLGLELALVSIAIGCVIGLLMAFALLSKHRALRVLASVYVTVIRNTPILVLILLIYFALPSLGIRLDKLPSFIITLSLYAGAYLTEVFRGGLLSIPKGLREAGLAIGLGEWQVKAYVTVPVMLRNVLPALSNNFISLFKDTSLAAAIAVPELTYYARKINVESYRVIETWLVTTALYVAACYLIAMLLRYLEQRLAIRR, from the coding sequence ATGAACTATCAGTTGAACTTTGCCGCCGTCTGGCGCGATTTCGACACCTTGCTGGCGGGGCTCGGCCTGGGTCTTGAACTGGCGTTGGTGTCGATCGCCATCGGTTGCGTGATCGGCCTGCTGATGGCGTTTGCTTTGCTCTCAAAGCACCGCGCATTGCGGGTGCTGGCGTCGGTGTACGTGACGGTGATCCGTAACACGCCGATTCTGGTGTTGATTCTGCTGATCTACTTTGCGCTGCCGAGCCTGGGTATCCGGCTGGACAAGCTGCCGTCGTTCATCATCACCCTGTCGTTGTATGCCGGGGCGTACCTGACCGAAGTGTTCCGTGGCGGGTTGTTGAGCATCCCCAAAGGCCTGCGTGAAGCCGGGCTGGCGATTGGTCTGGGGGAGTGGCAGGTCAAGGCGTACGTCACCGTGCCGGTGATGTTGCGCAACGTGTTGCCGGCGCTCTCGAACAACTTCATTTCGCTGTTCAAGGACACCTCGCTGGCGGCGGCGATTGCCGTGCCGGAGCTGACCTATTACGCGCGCAAGATCAACGTCGAGAGCTACCGGGTGATTGAAACCTGGCTGGTGACGACAGCGCTCTATGTTGCGGCCTGTTATCTCATCGCGATGCTGCTGCGTTACCTCGAGCAGCGTCTGGCGATTCGCCGTTAG
- a CDS encoding amino acid ABC transporter permease: MYESPSWLHELWVARDTLWSGFLTSVQCSVLAIMLGTLIGIVAGLVLTYGTLWMRAPFRFYVDLIRGTPVFVLVLACFYMAPALGWQIDAFQAGVLGLTLFCGSHVAEIVRGALQALPRGQMEASKAIGLTFYQALAYVLLPQALRQILPTWVNSSTEIVKASTLLSVIGVAELLLSTQQIIARTFMTLEFYLFAGFLFFIINYAIELLGRHIEKRVALP; encoded by the coding sequence ATGTACGAGTCCCCAAGTTGGTTGCATGAATTATGGGTCGCCCGCGACACCCTCTGGTCGGGGTTTTTGACCAGTGTGCAGTGCTCTGTCCTGGCGATCATGCTGGGTACCCTGATCGGCATCGTTGCCGGGCTGGTGCTGACCTACGGCACGCTATGGATGCGTGCACCGTTTCGTTTTTACGTCGACCTGATCCGTGGCACGCCGGTGTTTGTGCTGGTGCTGGCCTGCTTCTACATGGCGCCCGCACTGGGCTGGCAGATCGATGCGTTCCAGGCCGGAGTGCTGGGGCTGACGCTGTTCTGCGGTTCGCACGTTGCCGAGATCGTTCGCGGTGCGTTGCAAGCGCTGCCACGTGGGCAGATGGAAGCGAGCAAGGCCATCGGTCTGACGTTTTATCAGGCTCTCGCTTACGTGCTGCTGCCTCAGGCGCTGCGGCAGATTTTGCCGACCTGGGTCAACTCGTCGACCGAAATCGTCAAGGCTTCAACCTTGCTCTCGGTAATCGGTGTGGCCGAGTTGCTGCTGAGTACCCAGCAGATCATTGCGCGGACCTTCATGACCCTGGAGTTTTACCTGTTTGCCGGTTTTCTCTTTTTCATCATCAACTACGCCATCGAATTACTCGGCCGGCATATTGAAAAGCGGGTGGCCTTGCCATGA
- a CDS encoding amino acid ABC transporter ATP-binding protein — protein sequence MIQAQVSTQNASQALLDIRGLHKQYGPLEVLKGVDLTMQRGNVVTLIGSSGSGKTTLLRCVNMLEEFQGGQILLDGESIGYHEVNGKRVRHSEKVIAQHRAMTGMAFQQFNLFPHLTALQNVTLGLLKVKKLHKDEAVVLAEKWLERVGLLERRDHYPGQLSGGQQQRVAIARAIAMNPSLMLFDEVTSALDPELVGEVLSVIKGLAEDGMTMLLVTHEMRFAFEVSDKIVFMNQGRIEEQGPPKELFERPQSPRLAEFLKNTRF from the coding sequence ATGATTCAAGCTCAAGTTTCGACACAGAACGCTAGCCAGGCCCTGCTGGATATTCGCGGCCTGCACAAGCAATACGGCCCGCTCGAAGTGCTCAAGGGCGTCGACCTGACCATGCAGCGTGGCAACGTGGTCACGTTGATCGGCTCGAGCGGTTCGGGCAAGACCACGCTGCTGCGCTGCGTGAACATGCTCGAAGAGTTCCAGGGCGGGCAGATCCTGCTCGATGGTGAGTCCATCGGTTACCACGAGGTCAATGGCAAACGTGTGCGTCACTCGGAAAAAGTCATTGCCCAGCATCGGGCGATGACCGGCATGGCGTTCCAGCAGTTCAACCTGTTTCCCCATCTCACGGCGTTGCAGAACGTCACCCTTGGCCTGCTGAAAGTCAAAAAGCTGCACAAGGACGAAGCGGTGGTGCTGGCGGAAAAATGGCTGGAGCGTGTCGGCCTGCTGGAACGTCGCGATCACTATCCGGGTCAGTTGTCGGGTGGTCAGCAACAGCGCGTGGCGATTGCCCGGGCGATTGCGATGAACCCGAGCCTGATGCTGTTCGACGAAGTGACGTCGGCACTCGACCCGGAGCTGGTCGGCGAAGTATTGAGCGTGATCAAGGGCCTGGCCGAGGATGGCATGACCATGCTGCTGGTGACCCACGAGATGCGTTTTGCCTTTGAAGTCTCGGACAAGATCGTCTTCATGAATCAGGGGCGAATCGAAGAACAGGGGCCACCCAAGGAGCTGTTCGAACGCCCGCAATCTCCGCGTTTGGCGGAGTTTCTCAAGAACACGCGTTTTTAA
- a CDS encoding RidA family protein, translated as MSITRYGTGSTAGGGQPRPFARAVEADGWLHVSGQVPAVDGEIIAGGIVEQTHQTMRNLIAILEEAGYGLEDVVRTGVWLEDPRDFWSFNKVFSEYFSPEHAPARACVQANMMVDCKVEIDCVAYKKKA; from the coding sequence ATGAGCATTACTCGTTACGGCACTGGTAGCACCGCCGGTGGCGGCCAGCCCCGTCCTTTCGCCCGCGCGGTCGAAGCGGATGGCTGGCTGCATGTGTCTGGCCAGGTGCCAGCGGTGGACGGCGAAATCATTGCCGGCGGGATCGTCGAACAGACTCACCAGACCATGCGCAACCTGATCGCGATCCTCGAAGAAGCCGGCTATGGCCTGGAAGACGTGGTGCGTACGGGCGTATGGCTGGAAGATCCACGGGATTTCTGGAGCTTCAACAAAGTCTTCTCCGAATACTTCAGCCCCGAGCACGCACCGGCCCGGGCCTGTGTGCAGGCGAACATGATGGTCGACTGCAAGGTCGAGATTGATTGTGTGGCGTATAAGAAGAAGGCCTGA